Proteins from a single region of Brienomyrus brachyistius isolate T26 unplaced genomic scaffold, BBRACH_0.4 scaffold37, whole genome shotgun sequence:
- the LOC125722201 gene encoding uncharacterized protein LOC125722201, with protein sequence MEGTEAGISMMDMLNGGEENGCEVGVNVEEVKGGGGRSTGNAVEYVVSQRGRTWLEPIQEEELEEDEETDEELQEAEDTDAATVDNWQCMAAYVARIWLQTLQEDGPEENEEADVVFQQAEDADATTLVRFQCMVASEDRSQLLTIPEEGPEEEDETEVMKTDKTKEDADAAEKIYSEEVSFHVNAEDLSEDDTEKSHKKKKMKWCFFCCPLPFRRSSKRQ encoded by the coding sequence atggaggggacagaggctggtattagtatgatggatatgctaaatggaggtgaggagaatggatgtgaggtgggagtgaatgtggaggaggttaagggaggaggagggagaagtacagggaatgctgtggagtaTGTAGTGTCACAaagaggcagaacttggctagaacccatccaggaggaagaacttgaggaagatgaagaaacagatgaggagcttcaggaagcagaagacactgatgctgccacagtggacaattggcagtgcatggcggcatatgtagccagaatatggctgcagactttacaggaagatggacctgaggaaaatgaagaagctgatgtggtattccagcaggcagaagatgctgatgctaccacactggtcaggtttcagtgtatggtggcatctgaagacagatcacagctactgactataccagaagaaggacctgaggaagaggacgaaactgaagtgatgaagacagataaaacaaaagaagatgctgatgctgccgagaagatctacagtgaagaagtatcattccatgtgaatgccgaagatctttctgaagatgatactgagaagagccacaagaagaagaagatgaagtggtgcttcttctgctgtcccctgcccttcagaagaagtagcaagaggcagtaa